The genomic interval AAGAGGACAAACTCTCATTTGGAAAAACAGGGGCAAATTTTCCATACCCAACAAGAGTAGCCCTCCTACTACGCCTACGAAATCCAGTCCTTTGCTTTAAATTCACAAGCTTTTTTCCTTTAGAATCAAACCCATTTTCTCTATCAACCAGATTTTGAACTCCACGGCTAGAACAACATGCTTCGCTTTCCAACTCAACAAACCCATTTCCACTATTTCGTGGAGACCAAACCAAATCAAAAGGAAATTTACTCCTCACACTCATCTGAACATCGTAGATCTTTCTAATTGGCCAATCGATAAGCAAATTGTGCCAGCAATAACACCCATTTTGGTACCCTAAAACCCCACTACAAGGACATGGCAATTCCAACCCAAACATACTCCAAAAATTAGATGCAAAGAACATAAAAGTCGATATGCATAGTAGAATATAAGCAACAAAAAGATCAATAAAGGCTCTTATTAAACCATCTAAAGTCCATGGACGAGATTCCTGAGAACCAGAACCCATACCCCTCCTTCACAGAGATCAAGATCCCACCCAGGTTATTGAAAGACTACCCACCAAAGTATGAAGCTTTTGCTGATTTGGGTTACAAAGATTCAAGCAAAATTACTTCGAGAAATCGTGTTTGaggaaaaaaaacaaagaaatttgTGTTACAgcaaaataaggaaaaaaaaaaggtacaaAGAGTTTGTTAACAGTGATCGTTATCTACACAATACATGATGATTATTGATTAATACGAAAGCCTCGAAAAAGTAAAGAAAGATTCTTTATAATATGAAAGTTTCTtagttacaaattaattatataataataatagagaaAAACTACAGttagtatgaaaaaaaaagcTTAAAGTAAAAGGAAAGTGGAATTGAAAAACTTGTAGTTGAAATTGAAAACTGAGAAAtggtaatgaaaaaaaaaaactattttttttaattgaaaaaatattaagaagaaaaaaacgcCATGGATATAGTAGCATGACTAAGATCAAGCTCGGTCGGTTTTTTCGAGCCTCTTCTGTGGAAATTTTACACGTACTTTGTTGAAAATTTCGAGAAATTGGGACACGCTGAGTTTATGTTTTATGTAGTTTACTAGTCAGAGGTCGTGACGGCGTCGTTTTAATTTACTTTTGATTTTTGTGTTCATTTTTTTGGGAAATACCCGCCGTGTGGTTTAACCGAAAATGATGTTCGCGCCTAAAGTGGTCACACGTGGACAAGCTGGTTAACTAAAGAGGTCAATTCCCACGCGCTCGTTTGAAATGTGGCTGACACGCCCCAAGCTAATAGTTCAACTTGATGATCAAGTGGTTATTGGAtcacatttaatatttatagaCTTATGAAGATcccatttaattatatattagatgttagattttaccatttgatccgatttaattaatttcagtcATTCAATTGATCTGATATTTATTAGATGTTAGATTGAATCGGttctattttatatatatttattggtttaatttaaatttattcaatatttcaaacttagtattttttatCGAATCGTGTCATTTtttattggtttaattattaaaaagtaatttgtggtttaaatatttaagtttaatttggttgtaaataaatatttaaatttgattttttgtgAGAATattacttaagttatatttttaaatctcTGTAGGTACTTAGTTGTTAAATATTAAGTAAATTGTCATGTGGCAACTCCTGATTGGTCCAGATCatgaatttttactattttctagaaaaattaatttaaatatactcataaaaaaataacacgtgGATAATGACTTAATATTGGTCAGTACCTATAAAATTACAGAAATATAACTTATGTATTATTGtcaccaaaaattaaacttatatatttatactcAAACTTTTTTCCATGTTAAGAATAttcttcaaattatttaaattaataaatctcTCATTCGGTTACTCTGAGTTTTCTTTTGGTATAAAATTGGTGATGTGTAGTCTCTATCATAACAAACTAGGCACATATTTAATAGACCATGACTAATGAGATTGTTCTTTGTAAGAATTTAGTTAGAGAAAATTTACCTAAGGAAATATTGAGCTCCCAAAATTTCTTCCcccaaaataacatatataagataatttatgttataaacagtgattttattatatgtaattttgttttcttttttttaacttattatatgtaatattttagtgCTCTTGTAGAAATGAAATATTTGGCTGTATTCAAAGTCACATCTCACATCTAATATATGTGTTTGACACACATCAAAACTCACAACATGTcattatcaaaaaataaaataaataaccttACAACTTGTTTGGTAGAAGGTATTAAAGGAGGGAGTTATTGAATATGGTGGATTGGGCTTATCCACCCAAAGCTTATGTTTGTTTGGTATTGAGGGCTTATACATAGGGGTGTACgtcggtcggtttagtcgggttatagcatatttttattaacccaatataaatatcgggttgcaaaatttaatcgtaacccgcccaatgaaaatttagaaaaagttcaacccgcccaatgattttgtcggtttggtcgggttaacccgtccaaaccgttcttcattttttttttataattattattgttcgtTTCTAGAATTCAAGTaacaaaaaagttaaaaaaataaaaatatattatttatatttcaagttaaataatgctatagtttaaattaattttaagaactttaatataagataaatataattgagtaaacataaaataattgaataaaataataaaaaaagtgatAATATAGTGtagattttaaactttaacttcaatatccaaatacattaaaaattattaactataaaatctaagttttaagttaaaaattaaaatgtccaaactttaaatacaaaataatttaactaataaatgtaatttatatgatataagatatacacttttattaaaaaatatataaatcggtttaattcggtttattcgggttaattgggcggtttagaataatttgtaaaccacctaatatattcattgggcgggttggattttcattatattatttcgggttgtattttttgtcggtttattcggtttggtttgggcggtttattcgggttgagcggtttgtaaattttattgaacACCCCTACTTATACACAATTCATTcttattattttcctattttccTATTTTCCTATTTTCCATCTAATCTTACCAAATAAGGTGTTAATGCTAAAGCTATTACTCTGAATTAGACCCTCTTGCATACCTATTTTATGTTTGGTAAGCTACTGACATAAATTTTAATGCTATTAGACCCACCTGCATTCCTATTTTATGTTTGGTAAGTTATTAacataaatttaaaacttatgtTATTAGACCTTACATTCTTACTTCATGTTTGGTTAGATtgacataaattttaaaaatgtagTGGATGTTTGGTTaggagaaataaaaatatagagtaaatataaaaataaaaataaagaatggaattgaatgaaataaaataaattttaaaatgcatgaaaaattattatttttttctcgtcatattttaaaatttaataatcgtTCCACTAAATTGTCATAGtttgaaatataattatttttttatttataaacttttaagagcatatattttttcatttttaattaataaaaaaaaaataaattagtaaaGATAATACATAAATATTTCAGAGAAtttttccctttattttatCTCAAATTGCaacatttaataaataaatgaataaaaattaataccatataatttattatcatcTTCTTTTAACATGTGATTATAGTGATACCTATATTTGTAATAAGTTAGAGGTAGCATCTACCGATGCACATGAGAATTGCTAAAAAGTATTACtgaatttttgaataaaatattcttaGATTATGTAATTAGAAaaggctaattagaattttcgCCTACTGAATTtttacatgtaccaaatcatgctctaTGAACTTTTCAAGCCGTTAAAATTTTTCCCTAAGCTAAttaaattgttagatttaaagacttttatcAAATTTCATTCAACTTTACTAATATGACGATTGCCTATGTACTAAATTCTGCCTCCCGAACATTCACATCTACTAACTCATGtctctaaatttttaaatgtataaaattgtGCCTCCTAAATTTTCATCAAGGTgagatattatttaataaaattagacaaaagttcttaaattcaATCATCTCAATTTGAGAAAAAATTTTAATGACCTgaaatttgttaaaaaatatataatttaatacatgtgaaagttgcaaaattttaaattagccAAAATGGAAGTTCCCTAAACGACAAAACTCTTTTGCGTTGAAGAAGTTGATTTCATTGGCATAAAAAAGTATATCCATGCGATGCGGCCCTAACCCATTGGCCATTCTCACATTAACTAAACCCAACCACATGGAACAACCCAAGCCTAATACTCCTCCTCCGTACCATTATTCACTCATTCTCATTCTCCAATGCAGAGCTTGAATATGTCTCCAATGGTGGTTTTCACACATGGGTCATCGATATTCCGACCCATGGTGACTCCCATCTTCTCTAATCGATCAACTGTTAGCCACTCAACTTGTTCCCTTGTCCGACTTAGATTGTTTACAAGAGAACGTGGATGTAGTAAGCTATCTCTTCAATCTTTTAGACCACAAACTACTTTCAGGTAACTTTGTTTTAGATTAGTTGTTAGTCTTTGATGTATTCtggtgttttagattgtttaatgttatttttgttattaacaAATAAGAATCCATACAATGGCTCTAAGCTTCTTTAAGCATTTATAAAGATTGTTTTTAGAAGTGTTTGTGTACAAAATAATAAGTACTTGAAGCTTTTCCAAATTTTTATAATGGAAATGAGTATGCTAATGATGAGATAGGTGTGCTGTTTTTGGATATCATAACTTTGTTGTCTAGATTTCCCTGGACAGTTTTATCTCATGTGTCCGGCAATAGTTATATTGAGACTCATGGTTTGACCAAGTATATTCTTAGGATAAACAATGATTATGCTGATTTGAAGAGGTTCATGCACCGATTGCTGATTTTGTCTTCTCAAGAAAAAtccaaatagaaaaaataaataagctataTTTGAAACAAAGACATAAGCTTAGCAGGGTCGGTCAATCACTTTTCAACCAAAAGAGTTTTATTGGGTTAACTCTAATCTTCTTAAGAAAACATAAGTTTTATAGTTTTTCTTAATGGTTTCCACCATTTTAGCTCTCTTTCTTGTGATCATAAATTAGTGGGACAGAACACCACAATGCTTTGAATGAACAGAACACTGTAACATATTGAACAAATTTCACATGAAACTTATTTTGTACTATTTAGAGAACTGCAACTATCAGCTGCTCATTCATTTCATAACTCAAAAATTTTGATACAACTTTCATTTTGAAAACTCAGGATAAGGAGTCATCAACAGGATGATGCCGAAAACTACCGGGCTAAAGTCTCTAAAGAGAATGCAGACATACATGATATACTTTCTGATGAGGTCCTTGGAGACATGACAGATGCTAGTACTGATTTTGAGTTTTCATTTCTGGCTAAGATAGCCATTGCACTGGGCATAGCTGCAATATTCACACTCGTCTCTATTGGGGCAAAGCAGCCTGCTATTGGTTCCTCTCTTGGATTTCAGTTTCTTTCAGATAGTTCATCCTCTTCAGTAATGGCCACTGCAGCAGCACCTGTTGGATTCACCTTTAAAGCTTTTGGATACAGAATAGTTCTGCCAGAATATGCTCCAGGGTATGTATCAAGAAATGAAAATGTGTTAAAAGTTTCATGCTTTTAGCTCCTATGATTTGCATTATTACTAGTTTGGACTCTATGTTTTGTTAAATTACAttttgatcttagatcaaaatagTACTTGAACTTGACTTCAattgaaataatttacaatataagaTCAAGTGTTAGGTCATCAATGATGCAATGAGTTCGCATAAGAGAATAGGTGGCTGAAGAGTAGAAagattttatttgaaattattttgaaCAAAATCGGGTTTAGGGTACTATTTTGATCCATTTTGCAAAACACGGGATCTAAATTGTAAAACATGGGGTACAAAAATGTAATTGTCTAAAACACAAAAGCCCAAAATGGTAACATTCCTTTGAAATATGGAGTTATTCTCACTTTTATCTCATTGCAGGTGGATTTACTTTTGGCTGCTTATGGCTGCAGCTTGTGGTCTTTTCATCAGTGAAGAAGCTTTAAATATCTGGGTCTGTCCTCTGTTCTGGTACTTCTGTTTCACAAAGCTCAAGAAATTTGTCTTGCTCTTTTTAGTGAAATTTGTGTGTTTCATGATACTTCCTTGTATGCCTTAATTCATATTTATAGTAAATGATTTAGGTTGGGGTATCTATAGCAAGGATGCTAACTTTGGATGGGTCATGGAAGTCTCTTGCTGAGTCCTTCTCTAAGAATGCTGGATACATAACTTCGACGATTTTTTGGGTGTACTGGTTAGTTTCCTAATGCCATTAGTTCTTTCTATTAAATATGTTTGATGAAACTTCACTTGTAGCTCTGTAGACACTTTAAGTGATTTCATATTGAAACAGCAATCTGACTTGGTATAGTTATTAGGGGAGTATGCATTAGTGACTTAATACCATTTTATTTCGGAAAGCTTTTCAAACAGTCTGGGGCATCTGATGATGTTTGTTCAAAGGTTTGTTCTGCTTGGTTTCAACTTCTATTCTCTTACATTAATAATGTATTCTAATCTTGATGGTTATTGCAGTTAGGGATTGGCAAAGAGAAAGCTTTGAGCATAACTCGTGCCGTTAAAAAATATGGCAATCTCATTGGTTTTGGTGAGCTTTCAGTTCTTTGCATCCTTATAAGCTTTTTGTTCTGT from Cannabis sativa cultivar Pink pepper isolate KNU-18-1 chromosome 4, ASM2916894v1, whole genome shotgun sequence carries:
- the LOC115712161 gene encoding uncharacterized protein LOC115712161: MQSLNMSPMVVFTHGSSIFRPMVTPIFSNRSTVSHSTCSLVRLRLFTRERGCSKLSLQSFRPQTTFRIRSHQQDDAENYRAKVSKENADIHDILSDEVLGDMTDASTDFEFSFLAKIAIALGIAAIFTLVSIGAKQPAIGSSLGFQFLSDSSSSSVMATAAAPVGFTFKAFGYRIVLPEYAPGWIYFWLLMAAACGLFISEEALNIWVGVSIARMLTLDGSWKSLAESFSKNAGYITSTIFWVYWGVCISDLIPFYFGKLFKQSGASDDVCSKLGIGKEKALSITRAVKKYGNLIGFVERFSIGVRNPTAFLAGASGISAECFFAGVCGGGLITLPIQLGIGFLMRERPLFALATVATVVGIWTVFPYAVAASTALFLFMRRRYSSS